A region of the Planctomycetaceae bacterium genome:
TGCTTTGTCAGCACGAAATTGATGAGTTGTGTGGCACTGGCTTTGCCAGTGGTTTCCGCAGCGCAGGCGCACTGGCACTGGCTGTGCCACACAACAAGACATTTCCGCCGGGACACAGGCGTTGCATCAGCCGAGTATTGATTGATTGGCCGGTCGCGGTATTCGGGTGCGATTCGGGAGGGCGAGGCTCCTGCCGAGCCGCGTGTGCCACAGGACGTCCGCAGCGACTCGGCGGGAGTCTCGCGCACCCGAGCAATGACGCGGCTCAGACCACACACCGGTCCTATTCGCGACCGCGAAGCGGGTGACGGCCGGCGTCGTCGGATTCATTGCTGCCCAGCGCGATTCTGGCGGCAGTTGAGACTCGCACCAGCAGCGTTCCGGCCTTCAGCACCGACATCGCGGCGAAAACCACCACACCGGCTTCAACAACCTGCCGGTTCAGCGCGACAAAGACGGCGATGACCATCAGCAGCAGACCCGACCCCACCAGCAGCCAGCCCACCGTTTCACGAATGTACAGAAACACCACCGGACTCCTGTGTCGGGGAAGGAACAGATTTCGAGGAATCAGCTTTGACGGACCTGGCCGCCGAACGTCGACGATGTTTCAGTTTGCGAAGCACGATCATTCGGAGGTCTCGATGATTCCAGTGCAGAAACACGCCGCGAAGATAGATGCGAGCCTGCGCGGGCGACAGCGTTCGCCATGCCAGGTGATTCAGCGTGATGGAGCCGATCAGCCAGACGGCCGTCAGGATCAATGCCACGATGATTGCTCTCAGCAGGTTCGGCCGCAGGCGAAACGTCGCCATGGCGTCGGTATCGGACGGAATCAGGGACAGAAACATCCACGCCGACAACACGCACACCACAGCTTTTGTTCCGCATGCGAACGCGGCGTCAAGCGACACGGTGCTCGTCGATCGCCCCGGAGAGTGACGGCCGGCGAAGTACGCCTTCAGCAGACTTCGAAGGCCCGGCAGTCCCGTCGACCGGGCAACTGTTCGAAACCGTGCCGTTGAAAGAAGCAGCAGCATTGCCAGTGATGCGTCATACACCGCTCCGAGATCGGCGCCGCGCAGCCGCTGCGGTTCGCGGAAGAACAGGTCCACCAGCATCAGAAACAGCAGGACTCCGCTGATGCCGTTTTTCAGTGTCAGCACAACCATCGCCAGAAACAGAAGCTTCAGCGGAATTTCCAGTATGGAGCCGCCCAGCGGAGGCCCGGAAAACGCGGAAAGCGAATACAGCAGTCCCACTGCAAGCGCTATCAGCAGATTGGCCATCGCTATATGCAGAGAACTCCGAAGTTCGGAATCAGGTGAGACTGGACGCATCAGCGGCTCCTTCCGGCGACGGATCGCCCCCGGCCGGCCAGTTCGGCTTCCGCCAGCACGATCGCGGTCGCGCGAGGCGGGCCGGCGAATGCCACGGACGCTCCCGTCCTGCGCAGTTGCCGTCGGACGCGCGATGCGAACTCCACCGTCCGCAGATGTTCCGCTCGACGAAACACGTCTGCTGCATTTTCGATCGGTGCCGAGGGAAATTCGTCGCCCGGCCGCAGACCGGTTGGTGTCGGCGAAATGAAGACCACGCGATGGTGACGGCCCATCGCCATCTTCACCGCCGGCATCATTTCCTCCAGGCTGTCGGCACTGCTGATCAGATCCGCCAGAATCACAAACACCTCGTTGTCCCGCGCGCGGGCGACCGATTTGGTCAGTTGCTGACTGACGGCACGCAGCCGCGAATTCGATCTGTCTCCGGTGCCCGTGTTGCGACCGGACGGCATCGTCACCCAGGCCAGTCCCGAATTCTGCAGAAACCGGCACGACACGGTTCCCATCATCCGGTCGTCGTGAACCATTCGAATGATGTCGAACAAAGACAGACCGAACAGTTCCGCCAGGACGTTCGCCAGCAGACTTCGCTGATACCGATCGCGGCGTTTCTTCGGCCGCAGCGGCAGCCAGGTAAACGGAGGCTGATTGATTCGGTCGTCCAGCAGTTCCGGATACCGTTCGCGGCATACCGCTAAAGCGCTGGCCATCAGACCCGGCGTCAGTGAAATTTGCGGCAGCGTATTGTGTTCCGCGAAGTCACTCATCGCTTCCAGCAGTCGATAGAACGCGCGTTCTCCCGTGCCGGCGGGAAGCCGCTTCGAACCGCTTTCATCCATCAGCACGGCGGCGATCGGATCGCCGATGGACACGCATGCGCGAGCGATGCTGGCCCCGGTGAACAGCGACTGGTCCAGCAGTCGCTTCCCGAAGCCGCCGGCTCGCGAAGACGCGAAACCGTCGATCAGCAGGTTCACGCGAACGGGAACTTCGGATTCGTACTGTCGCGTCATCAGCCGATCGCGGCGAGCCGATACTTTCCACGCGATTGCCTTCGGCGGATCACCCGGCTGATATTCCCGCAGTTCCAGCAGTTCCGAGCCAAACCCGGATCGCTGCAGTCGATGGACGCCGTGCTGCGGAAGTGAGTTGATGCGTTTGACTCCCGGACGCATGTCGCCGACGGAAACGAACGTCGGATACACGCGATACGACCGGTCTTCACGAATCAGCCGCTCCACAACAAACAGTCCCGCCGGGTCGGACAGCCGCACATGAATTCCCGGAAAGGCGACTCGCCCGGCGGCACGAATGCAGCACTCATACTTCAGCAGCACCGAATCCGCTCCGCTGCAGACGGACACGGAAGAATTGCCGGACAGCGGTTGAAACGTGTCCGGCAGAACATCACGAAATGTCGTCAGCGGCGGAATGCGGCGACCTGTGGACGAAATCATAACTTCAACGCGAAGCGGCCGGTCTGCCCACAGCACCGGTTGATGCAGCGTGCGCCCGTTCAAAGT
Encoded here:
- a CDS encoding DUF58 domain-containing protein, producing MTNRARILIVSAMGGLLLGILRYQPTLSLVSLAVLIWVFSAWCSLMVKARVMWPIVSCDRTLNGRTLHQPVLWADRPLRVEVMISSTGRRIPPLTTFRDVLPDTFQPLSGNSSVSVCSGADSVLLKYECCIRAAGRVAFPGIHVRLSDPAGLFVVERLIREDRSYRVYPTFVSVGDMRPGVKRINSLPQHGVHRLQRSGFGSELLELREYQPGDPPKAIAWKVSARRDRLMTRQYESEVPVRVNLLIDGFASSRAGGFGKRLLDQSLFTGASIARACVSIGDPIAAVLMDESGSKRLPAGTGERAFYRLLEAMSDFAEHNTLPQISLTPGLMASALAVCRERYPELLDDRINQPPFTWLPLRPKKRRDRYQRSLLANVLAELFGLSLFDIIRMVHDDRMMGTVSCRFLQNSGLAWVTMPSGRNTGTGDRSNSRLRAVSQQLTKSVARARDNEVFVILADLISSADSLEEMMPAVKMAMGRHHRVVFISPTPTGLRPGDEFPSAPIENAADVFRRAEHLRTVEFASRVRRQLRRTGASVAFAGPPRATAIVLAEAELAGRGRSVAGRSR